One Dromiciops gliroides isolate mDroGli1 chromosome 3, mDroGli1.pri, whole genome shotgun sequence DNA segment encodes these proteins:
- the ANGPTL7 gene encoding angiopoietin-related protein 7: MLNMTLCSLAWLLVLTLTFTGQPAWLEKPPKRKPPAQLKAAACCEEARELKVQIANLTSLLGVLSKKQESDWVNVVMQVMELESHTKQMATRLTEAESKFSQLNNQIDMMQLQAAQTVTQTSADAVYDCSSLYQKNYRISGVYKLPADEFLGSPELEVFCDMTTAGGGWTIIQRRKSGLVSFHRDWKQYKLGFGNIRGDFWLGNENIYRLSRRPTTLRIEMEDWEGDIRFAEYSHFTLSNELNSYRIFVGNYSGNAGRDALLYHNNTAFSTKDKDNDKCLDNCVQLRKGGYWYNCCTDSNLNGIYYRHGEHNKHTDGITWYGWHGSSYSLRKVEMKIRPEDFEP; this comes from the exons ATGCTGAACATGACGCTCTGCTCTCTGGCCTGGCTCCTCGTCTTAACCCTAACCTTCACCGGTCAGCCTGCGTGGCTGGAGAAGCCCCCAAAGCGCAAGCCACCTGCCCAGCTCAAGGCTGCTGCCTGCTGTGAGGAAGCCAGAGAACTTAAGGTCCAGATTGCCAATCTGACCAGCCTGCTGGGGGTGCTGAGCAAAAAGCAGGAGAGCGACTGGGTCAACGTGGTCATGCAGGTAATGGAGCTGGAGAGCCACACCAAGCAGATGGCCACGCGCCTCACTGAAGCCGAGAGCAAGTTCTCCCAGCTGAATAACCAGATCGACATGATGCAGCTACAGGCAGCCCAGACGGTCACCCAGACTTCAGCAG ATGCTGTCTATGATTGCTCCTCACTCTACCAGAAGAATTACCGCATCTCCGGTGTGTATAAGCTTCCTGCTGACGAGTTCCTGGGAAGCCCTGAGCTCGAG GTATTCTGTGATATGACAACCGCAGGTGGTGGCTGGACCATTATCCAGAGACGGAAAAGCGGTCTCGTCTCTTTCCACCGTGACTGGAAACAATACAAACTGGGCTTTGGCAACATCCGTGGGGATTTCTGGCTAGGAAATGAAAACATCTATCGGCTGTCCAGACGCCCAACCACTCTGCGGATTGAGATGGAG GACTGGGAGGGTGACATACGCTTTGCTGAGTACAGTCACTTCACCTTAAGCAACGAGCTGAACAGTTATCGAATCTTTGTGGGAAACTACAGTGGCAATGCAGGGCGGGATGCCCTCCTTTATCACAACAACACAGCCTTCAGCACCAAGGACAAGGACAATGACAAGTGCTTGGACAACTGTGTCCAACTCAGAAAAG GTGGATACTGGTATAATTGCTGCACAGACTCCAACCTTAATGGGATTTATTATCGCCATGGTGAGCACAACAAGCACACAGATGGCATCACCTGGTATGGCTGGCATGGTTCTAGCTACTCCCTCAGGAAGGTAGAGATGAAGATCCGCCCTGAAGACTTTGAACCCTAA